The following proteins are co-located in the Streptomyces asiaticus genome:
- a CDS encoding cytochrome P450, producing the protein MIERIVHEQLDDLEKAGPGADLVEVFTESVPSRVMCEMIGVPESERKTLQRHVETLGRLSCTVPEALAAVSGMSGFLSRFVPVRMDDPRDDLLGDLIRGGQLDEQELMGMTATLITGAFDTTGNMLAMGVFTLLEHPDQLAKLREDPELMGTAVEELLRFLTISHLGASRWALEDVEFAGQSIKKGEVVTVALPAVNRDPERYDNPDQLDIGRTDHGHLALGHGVHQCLGQHLARTILRVGYEALFDRFPTLRLAVPGDEVPMRDDFVHYGPRSLPVTWDD; encoded by the coding sequence ATGATCGAGCGAATCGTACACGAACAACTCGACGACCTGGAAAAGGCCGGACCGGGCGCCGATCTGGTGGAGGTCTTCACCGAATCCGTTCCCTCCCGGGTGATGTGCGAGATGATCGGCGTCCCCGAATCGGAGCGGAAGACCCTGCAGCGGCACGTGGAGACGCTCGGACGGCTCTCCTGTACCGTTCCCGAGGCGCTCGCCGCGGTGTCCGGGATGAGTGGATTCCTGTCGCGCTTCGTCCCCGTCAGGATGGACGACCCCCGAGACGACCTCCTCGGAGATTTGATCCGGGGCGGACAGCTCGATGAGCAAGAACTCATGGGCATGACCGCCACGTTGATCACCGGGGCCTTCGACACCACTGGCAACATGCTCGCCATGGGCGTCTTTACCCTGCTCGAGCACCCCGATCAACTCGCCAAGCTCCGCGAGGACCCGGAGCTCATGGGGACCGCCGTCGAGGAGCTCCTCCGCTTCCTCACCATCTCCCACCTCGGGGCCAGCCGGTGGGCGCTGGAAGACGTCGAGTTCGCCGGCCAGAGCATCAAGAAGGGCGAGGTGGTCACCGTCGCCCTCCCCGCCGTCAACCGCGACCCCGAGCGCTACGACAACCCCGATCAGCTGGACATCGGCCGTACGGACCACGGTCACCTGGCACTCGGCCACGGCGTCCACCAGTGTCTCGGCCAGCACCTCGCCCGCACGATCCTGCGCGTCGGCTATGAGGCCCTGTTCGACAGGTTCCCCACGCTGCGGCTGGCCGTGCCGGGCGACGAGGTCCCCATGCGCGACGACTTCGTGCACTACGGCCCCAGGTCGCTGCCCGTCACCTGGGACGACTGA
- a CDS encoding ferredoxin, translating into MRITADREVCCSAGQCALIAPDLFDQSDEDGSVVLLDAQPDTGRLDVLREVVSRCPTGAIRVEEDPGV; encoded by the coding sequence ATGAGGATCACCGCCGACCGTGAGGTGTGCTGTTCGGCTGGTCAGTGCGCGCTGATCGCGCCTGACCTGTTCGACCAGAGCGACGAGGACGGCTCCGTCGTTCTGCTCGACGCACAGCCCGACACCGGACGGCTGGACGTTCTGCGAGAGGTCGTATCCCGCTGCCCGACCGGTGCGATCCGTGTGGAAGAAGACCCTGGCGTGTGA